From the genome of Shewanella sp. Choline-02u-19, one region includes:
- a CDS encoding TlpA family protein disulfide reductase, translating to MRALTLILISLFILTTTGCANNIEHATAQQNKTEYLTYVEAGDKVPVTHFVDTQGNSIDLSESRNNKLLILFATWCHDSQRTIKHLTASDIYLSPNVDIIGIGREENNAALDKFAQEYELNFALVADTDRSIYNQFANTGIPRLILLDADNNVVKTLIGETENVITEVVW from the coding sequence ATGAGAGCCCTAACACTGATCCTAATCAGCTTGTTTATATTGACGACAACAGGCTGCGCAAACAATATCGAACACGCCACTGCTCAGCAAAACAAAACAGAATACTTAACCTATGTGGAAGCCGGTGACAAAGTGCCTGTAACCCATTTTGTTGATACTCAAGGAAACAGCATTGACCTGAGCGAGTCGCGTAATAATAAGTTACTCATTTTATTCGCCACTTGGTGCCATGATTCACAACGCACCATCAAACACCTCACCGCGTCAGATATTTATTTGAGCCCTAATGTCGATATTATTGGTATTGGTCGAGAGGAAAATAACGCGGCGCTCGATAAGTTTGCCCAAGAGTATGAACTCAACTTTGCCCTCGTTGCTGATACCGATAGAAGTATCTATAACCAATTTGCCAACACAGGTATACCCAGATTGATATTACTCGATGCTGACAATAATGTGGTCAAGACCCTTATTGGTGAAACTGAGAATGTAATAACTGAAGTGGTTTGGTGA
- the lepB gene encoding signal peptidase I produces the protein MRRFLTLLKQNRSLILFISLMLVFRSAVADWNSVPTGSMKPTIVEGDRLLVNKMAYDLRIPFTHISIAKLADPQRGDIVIFDSKASNKKLVKRVIGLPTDTIVMRDNVLSINGEVLQYSDASEPKLDNSDIRVEHLLGLSHQVKIAGMSGQGVITRQSSFGPITVPEGHYLVLGDNREHSADSRMIGFVPRAEIVGRSKTVVFSANYDNYYLPRPERFFHSL, from the coding sequence ATGAGAAGATTTCTAACGCTACTAAAACAGAACCGCTCACTTATTTTGTTTATTTCATTAATGCTGGTGTTCAGAAGCGCAGTTGCCGACTGGAACAGTGTCCCCACAGGTTCAATGAAACCCACCATCGTCGAAGGTGATCGTCTACTGGTGAATAAAATGGCTTACGATCTCCGTATTCCGTTTACCCATATATCCATTGCCAAGCTTGCTGATCCGCAACGTGGCGACATCGTTATCTTTGACTCAAAGGCCAGTAACAAGAAATTGGTCAAGCGAGTAATAGGCCTTCCCACTGACACAATAGTAATGCGCGACAATGTGTTATCGATTAATGGTGAAGTACTGCAGTATAGCGACGCGTCCGAGCCAAAATTGGATAATTCAGACATTCGGGTTGAGCACCTTTTGGGCTTAAGCCATCAGGTAAAAATTGCAGGGATGTCGGGGCAAGGTGTTATTACACGTCAATCTAGTTTTGGCCCCATTACAGTACCAGAAGGGCATTATTTGGTGCTTGGAGATAATCGCGAACATAGTGCGGATTCAAGAATGATTGGTTTTGTGCCAAGAGCCGAAATCGTTGGCCGTTCAAAAACCGTGGTATTTTCGGCTAACTACGATAATTACTACCTGCCAAGACCAGAGCGTTTCTTCCATTCGCTATAA
- a CDS encoding AraC family transcriptional regulator yields the protein MSQQTSQHYSAKIVAICDYIALHLDDDLNVQQLSQVVHFSKYHFHRQFQVFTGINVGRYILMMRLKRASYRLVFHANERITDIALDAGFENSESFSRAFKKAFIQTPSQFRLTPNWQLWSDEYEKMNLTRNDTVNIELTHREETQVAVLEHHGAPQTLNDSLQKFIEWRKATTDSPVASSQSIGVPYNDPNTVPAEQFHFDICGSLTQELQANDYGVIAKMIPGGRFAKIRHLGSHQQMDEKIYQFYRDWLPTSGEQLRDFPLFFQYMNLFPAVPENELITDIYFALK from the coding sequence ATGAGCCAGCAGACAAGCCAACACTATTCAGCCAAAATTGTCGCGATTTGCGATTATATTGCCCTGCATTTAGACGACGACCTAAATGTGCAACAGTTGAGTCAGGTGGTTCATTTTTCGAAATATCATTTTCATCGACAGTTTCAGGTTTTTACCGGGATCAACGTTGGGAGATACATCTTGATGATGCGTCTTAAAAGAGCCTCATATCGATTAGTATTTCATGCTAATGAGCGGATAACGGATATCGCGCTTGATGCTGGCTTTGAAAACTCAGAATCCTTCTCTCGTGCGTTTAAAAAGGCATTTATACAAACTCCATCTCAGTTTCGACTCACACCGAATTGGCAGCTGTGGAGTGACGAATATGAGAAAATGAACCTAACGAGGAATGATACTGTGAATATAGAATTAACCCATAGAGAAGAGACACAAGTTGCTGTATTGGAACACCACGGCGCGCCGCAAACACTCAACGACTCACTCCAAAAGTTTATTGAGTGGCGCAAAGCCACAACCGACTCTCCAGTGGCCAGCAGCCAATCGATAGGCGTGCCGTATAACGACCCCAACACTGTACCTGCCGAGCAGTTTCACTTTGACATTTGTGGCTCCCTCACCCAAGAGTTACAGGCCAATGATTACGGCGTGATCGCCAAAATGATTCCCGGCGGCCGCTTTGCCAAAATAAGACATTTAGGATCGCATCAGCAGATGGATGAAAAAATCTATCAATTCTACCGCGATTGGTTACCTACAAGTGGAGAGCAATTAAGAGATTTTCCGCTGTTCTTCCAATATATGAACCTGTTTCCAGCAGTCCCTGAAAACGAGCTGATTACCGATATCTATTTTGCATTGAAATAG
- a CDS encoding DUF3859 domain-containing protein produces the protein MSKLKPDVNIIRSGIFTQWDEDSDDLPKLTKATIHVPAEVDIEFGFVAQIKKAKNQVLRYCIYHPDIPDANGDIRPPFDGEVYIKSNDWKFYIGDTIWAPEHNKVGKWRMTLELKGKVIAEKTFKVHLNEEGDKIGAFWKRRGF, from the coding sequence ATGTCTAAACTCAAACCTGATGTCAATATCATTCGTAGCGGTATTTTCACCCAATGGGACGAAGACAGTGATGACTTGCCTAAATTGACGAAAGCAACGATACACGTGCCCGCTGAAGTCGACATTGAGTTTGGTTTTGTCGCGCAGATAAAAAAAGCCAAGAACCAAGTATTACGCTACTGCATATACCATCCCGACATTCCCGATGCCAACGGCGATATTCGGCCCCCCTTTGACGGTGAAGTTTACATAAAGTCTAATGACTGGAAGTTCTACATTGGCGACACCATCTGGGCACCAGAACACAATAAAGTCGGCAAATGGCGCATGACACTTGAGCTCAAAGGCAAAGTCATTGCCGAGAAAACCTTTAAAGTACACCTCAATGAAGAGGGTGACAAAATAGGTGCATTCTGGAAGCGACGCGGATTTTAA
- a CDS encoding DsbA family protein codes for MNLATLFYVYDPMCSWCWGYKPTWSLLENQLKQQFPDLAIEYRLGGLAADTDEPMPQDMQVFLQQTWQRISVQLGTQFNFDFWTECQPKRATYPACRAILLARDAGLEAEFYLAVQQAYYLEAKNPSDDTTLVDIASKLAMDREAFAKALNSDLTKSRLQQEISQTRRLPIQGFPSLVLALNGDLILIELDYKNAPTSFNQIALLMKEAKLEV; via the coding sequence ATGAATCTTGCTACTCTATTTTACGTCTACGACCCTATGTGCAGCTGGTGTTGGGGTTATAAACCAACATGGTCACTGTTAGAAAACCAACTAAAACAACAATTCCCAGACCTCGCTATTGAGTATCGTTTAGGCGGGCTAGCAGCCGATACCGACGAGCCGATGCCGCAAGATATGCAGGTCTTTTTACAGCAGACATGGCAGCGTATTTCAGTGCAGTTAGGCACTCAATTTAACTTTGATTTTTGGACTGAGTGTCAGCCAAAAAGAGCCACCTATCCAGCGTGTCGTGCAATATTGTTGGCGCGGGATGCAGGGCTAGAAGCCGAGTTTTATCTTGCGGTGCAGCAGGCGTATTATCTTGAAGCGAAGAACCCTTCAGATGATACAACATTGGTTGATATCGCCAGCAAGTTAGCAATGGATCGTGAGGCTTTTGCTAAAGCGCTCAATAGTGATTTAACCAAAAGTCGATTGCAGCAAGAGATAAGTCAAACAAGACGGTTACCCATTCAGGGCTTTCCCTCTTTGGTGCTGGCGCTAAATGGCGACTTAATATTAATTGAGTTGGATTATAAAAATGCACCAACCAGCTTTAACCAAATTGCACTGCTGATGAAAGAGGCCAAACTCGAAGTCTAG
- a CDS encoding SDR family NAD(P)-dependent oxidoreductase — protein MVLITGASSGLGAALATLYSQESAVCISGRNAERLNTLAANLGANVTPHSCDLSNEHSVISLFDSLPQTPSVIIHSAGSGYFGRLEEQSAAAINALISNNVTSAIMLLREAVKRYKDKPVTVVIVMSTAAQMAKAEESTYCAVKWAVRGLVESVRLELKSHPMKLIAVYPGGMATSFWDTSGKSLNTSHFMSAEEAALMLKQALTATEHGYISDITINRG, from the coding sequence ATGGTATTGATCACAGGTGCAAGCTCAGGTTTAGGCGCAGCGTTGGCGACACTATACAGTCAAGAATCCGCAGTTTGCATCAGCGGTCGTAATGCAGAACGTTTAAACACTCTCGCGGCAAACTTGGGGGCCAATGTCACCCCTCACAGCTGCGATCTCAGTAATGAGCACTCTGTCATCAGCTTATTTGATTCATTGCCACAAACGCCCTCTGTCATCATTCACAGTGCGGGGAGTGGCTATTTTGGTCGTTTAGAAGAGCAATCCGCAGCGGCGATAAATGCCTTGATCAGCAACAATGTCACCTCGGCAATAATGCTCCTGCGCGAGGCCGTAAAACGTTATAAAGATAAGCCTGTCACGGTGGTGATTGTGATGTCAACGGCCGCACAAATGGCTAAGGCTGAAGAGTCCACTTATTGCGCCGTAAAATGGGCGGTGCGAGGTTTAGTTGAGTCGGTTCGACTAGAGTTAAAGAGCCATCCGATGAAACTGATTGCGGTATATCCAGGGGGGATGGCAACATCATTTTGGGATACCAGTGGTAAATCCCTTAATACCAGTCACTTTATGAGCGCAGAAGAAGCCGCTCTGATGTTAAAGCAAGCCCTGACGGCAACAGAACATGGCTATATCTCTGATATCACCATTAACCGCGGATAA